One region of Neisseria mucosa genomic DNA includes:
- a CDS encoding IS630 family transposase (programmed frameshift), giving the protein MAYSADLRNKALNYYEQCKNISQTAATFNLSRNTLYLWIRLKKQTGSLKHQVTGLNAVKLDRQKLAQYVGQHPDAYLHEIAKHFDCTPAAVCYALKQMGMTRKKRPTTYKEQDPAKVTHYLTQLAEFSDYQRVYLDETGFDRYLFRPYARSQKGQIVKAQISGKRYRRLSLVSAQVGNRLIAPMVYQNTMTGVFFEAWFQQCLLPALTQKSVIILDNARFHRMGVLREMAEKCGHKVLPLAPYSPELNPIEKVWANIKRYLRTVLSDYARFDDASLSYFDFN; this is encoded by the exons ATGGCATACTCTGCGGACTTAAGAAACAAAGCTTTAAACTATTACGAACAATGCAAAAACATCAGCCAAACCGCAGCAACGTTTAACTTGTCAAGAAACACGCTTTACCTGTGGATTCGCCTTAAAAAGCAAACAGGCAGCCTAAAACATCAAGTTACCGGTCTAAATGCCGTCAAATTGGATAGGCAAAAACTGGCTCAATATGTTGGGCAACATCCGGATGCCTATCTGCATGAAATCGCCAAACATTTTGATTGTACGCCAGCCGCCGTTTGCTATGCACTCAAACAGATGGGAATGACGCGCAAAAAAAGAC CCACCACTTACAAAGAACAAGATCCGGCCAAAGTAACGCATTATTTGACACAGCTGGCCGAATTTTCCGACTACCAACGTGTTTATTTGGATGAAACAGGATTTGACCGCTACCTGTTCCGCCCCTATGCCCGCAGCCAGAAAGGGCAAATAGTGAAAGCGCAGATAAGTGGAAAAAGATACCGACGCTTATCTCTGGTGTCCGCACAAGTCGGCAACCGGCTGATTGCTCCGATGGTTTATCAAAATACGATGACCGGAGTCTTTTTTGAAGCGTGGTTTCAGCAATGCCTACTGCCCGCATTGACTCAAAAATCGGTGATTATTTTAGATAATGCGCGATTTCACCGTATGGGTGTTTTACGGGAAATGGCGGAAAAATGTGGACATAAGGTATTGCCTCTTGCGCCTTATTCACCTGAGCTCAATCCGATTGAGAAGGTGTGGGCGAATATTAAGCGGTATCTGCGAACCGTATTGTCTGATTACGCCCGATTTGACGATGCGTCACTGTCCTATTTTGATTTTAATTGA
- a CDS encoding IS630 family transposase (programmed frameshift), whose protein sequence is MAYSADLRKKALNYYEQCKNINQTAATFNLSRNTLYLWIRLKKQTGSLKHQVTGLNAVKLDRQKLAQYVGQHPDAYLHEIAKHFDCTPAAVCYALKQMGMTRKKRPTTYKEQDPAKVTHYLTQLAEFSDYQRVYLDETGFDRYLFRPYARSQKGQIVKAQISGKRYRRLSLVSAQVGNRLIAPMVYQNTMTGVFFEAWFQQCLLPALTQKSVIILDNARFHRMGVLREMAEKWGHKVLPLAPYSPELNPIEKVWANIKRYLRTVLSDYARFDDALLSYFDFN, encoded by the exons ATGGCATACTCTGCGGACTTAAGAAAAAAAGCTTTAAACTATTACGAACAATGCAAAAACATCAACCAAACCGCAGCAACGTTTAACTTGTCAAGAAACACGCTTTACCTGTGGATTCGCCTTAAAAAACAAACAGGCAGCCTAAAACATCAAGTTACCGGTCTAAATGCCGTCAAATTGGATAGGCAAAAACTGGCTCAATATGTTGGGCAACATCCGGATGCCTATCTGCATGAAATCGCCAAACATTTTGATTGTACGCCAGCCGCCGTTTGCTATGCACTCAAACAGATGGGAATGACGCGCAAAAAAAGAC CCACCACTTACAAAGAACAAGATCCGGCCAAAGTAACGCATTATTTGACACAGCTGGCCGAATTTTCCGACTACCAACGTGTTTATTTGGATGAAACAGGATTTGACCGCTACCTGTTCCGCCCCTATGCCCGCAGCCAGAAAGGGCAAATAGTGAAAGCGCAGATAAGTGGAAAAAGATACCGACGCTTATCTCTGGTGTCCGCACAAGTCGGCAACCGGCTGATTGCTCCGATGGTTTATCAAAATACGATGACCGGAGTCTTTTTTGAAGCGTGGTTTCAGCAATGCCTACTGCCTGCATTGACTCAAAAATCGGTGATTATTTTAGATAATGCACGATTTCACCGTATGGGTGTCTTACGGGAAATGGCGGAAAAATGGGGACATAAGGTATTGCCTCTTGCTCCTTATTCACCTGAGCTCAATCCGATTGAGAAGGTGTGGGCGAATATTAAGCGGTATCTGCGAACCGTATTGTCTGATTACGCCCGATTTGACGATGCGTTACTATCCTATTTTGATTTTAATTGA
- the actP gene encoding cation acetate symporter (member of the sodium:solute symporter family; cotranscribed with the acs gene which encodes acetyl coenzyme A synthase; mutations affect acetate uptake) yields the protein MYIKTILYFISPIFANAAYADALTGDVQRQATNWTAIVMFFVFVGSTLLITKWAARQNRSAKDFYTGGGGISGTQNGLAIAGDYMSAASFLGISAMVFTSGYDGLIYSTGFLVGWPVVLFLVAERLRNLGRYTFSDVAAYRLKQTPVRVFSAASSLLVVILYLIAQVVGAGKLIQLLFGMSYLSAVILVGVLMVAYVLFGGMLATTWVQMIKAVLLLGGATLMAFFVLQHAGFNLETMFGQAVSAHEKGEAIMSPGGLVKNPVDALSLGFALMFGTAGLPHILMRFFTVPDAREARKSVVVATGLIGYFYLLTIIIGFGAIIFLSRDNPQFFTQVVKEGKSVYEMVGGTNMAAVHLAGATGGDLLLGFISAVAFATILAVVAGLTLSGASAVSHDLYASVIRKGKATQHEEMRVSKAATLTLGIVAILFGAAFENQNVAFMVGLAFALAASANFPVLMLSMFWKGLTTRGAIAGGFAGLLGALVLILLGPTVWVSVLHHDKPVFPYGNPALFTIPLAFIVAWLVSLADKSEQAGCDKAGFNAQYVRSMTGMGAAEASDH from the coding sequence ATATACATAAAAACAATATTATATTTCATTTCGCCGATATTTGCGAATGCGGCGTATGCGGACGCGCTGACGGGCGACGTGCAGCGGCAGGCGACCAATTGGACCGCCATCGTGATGTTTTTCGTCTTTGTCGGCAGCACGCTGCTGATTACCAAGTGGGCGGCACGGCAAAACCGTTCGGCCAAGGATTTCTATACGGGCGGCGGCGGGATTTCCGGCACGCAGAACGGGCTGGCGATTGCGGGCGACTATATGTCCGCCGCGTCTTTTCTCGGCATTTCGGCAATGGTGTTTACCAGCGGCTACGACGGGCTGATTTATTCCACGGGCTTTTTGGTCGGCTGGCCTGTTGTGCTGTTTTTGGTGGCTGAGCGGCTGCGTAATCTGGGACGGTACACGTTTTCGGATGTGGCCGCCTACCGCCTGAAACAAACGCCGGTGAGGGTGTTTTCTGCCGCAAGTTCGCTTTTGGTGGTGATTCTTTATTTAATCGCGCAGGTGGTGGGTGCGGGCAAGCTGATTCAGCTTTTGTTCGGCATGAGCTACCTTTCCGCCGTGATACTGGTGGGCGTGCTGATGGTGGCCTATGTGCTGTTCGGCGGGATGCTGGCAACGACATGGGTTCAGATGATTAAGGCGGTGTTACTGCTGGGCGGGGCGACGCTGATGGCGTTTTTTGTGTTGCAACATGCGGGGTTCAATCTGGAAACCATGTTCGGCCAGGCCGTATCGGCGCATGAAAAGGGCGAGGCAATCATGTCACCCGGCGGGCTGGTCAAAAACCCGGTGGACGCGCTGTCGCTCGGTTTCGCACTGATGTTCGGCACGGCCGGGCTGCCGCACATTCTGATGCGCTTTTTCACCGTGCCTGATGCGCGAGAAGCACGCAAGTCGGTGGTGGTGGCTACGGGGCTTATCGGTTATTTCTACCTGCTGACGATTATCATCGGCTTTGGCGCGATTATTTTCCTGAGCCGCGATAACCCGCAGTTTTTCACGCAGGTTGTCAAAGAAGGCAAAAGCGTGTACGAAATGGTGGGCGGCACAAATATGGCGGCGGTGCACTTGGCGGGAGCCACGGGTGGCGATTTGCTGCTGGGCTTCATTTCGGCCGTCGCCTTTGCCACAATTTTGGCGGTGGTGGCGGGGCTGACGCTTTCGGGCGCATCGGCTGTAAGCCATGATCTGTATGCTTCAGTCATCCGCAAAGGTAAGGCCACGCAGCACGAGGAGATGCGGGTTTCCAAGGCGGCCACGCTGACTTTGGGCATCGTGGCTATTTTGTTCGGGGCAGCCTTTGAGAATCAGAATGTTGCCTTTATGGTCGGGTTGGCTTTCGCGTTGGCGGCATCGGCCAATTTCCCCGTGCTGATGCTCAGTATGTTTTGGAAGGGACTGACCACGCGCGGGGCGATTGCGGGCGGTTTCGCGGGGCTGCTCGGCGCCTTGGTGCTGATTTTGCTGGGCCCGACCGTGTGGGTGAGTGTGCTGCATCACGACAAACCCGTCTTCCCCTACGGTAATCCCGCGCTGTTTACCATCCCGCTGGCCTTTATCGTGGCCTGGCTGGTGTCGCTGGCCGACAAATCGGAACAGGCCGGCTGCGACAAGGCGGGTTTTAACGCTCAGTATGTCCGTTCGATGACGGGTATGGGCGCAGCCGAAGCAAGCGATCATTGA
- a CDS encoding 16S rRNA pseudouridine(516) synthase has translation MQLIKYLQSQGIGSRKQCQWLIQNDCVEINDTVYNDAKADIDPADVQTLRIDGEDIVVVPMPYFYILLNKPADYETSHKPQQYPSVFSLFPDHMRNIDMQAVGRLDADTTGVLLITNDGQFNHRLTSPKHKVPKIYRVTLKHPADDSLCETLKNGVLLNDDNETVRAAEAVLENPTTLLMTITEGKYHQVKRMVAAAGNRVEHLHRDKFNGRTVENLASGEWKFITV, from the coding sequence ATGCAACTGATCAAATACCTTCAATCCCAAGGCATAGGCAGCCGCAAACAATGCCAGTGGCTGATTCAAAACGACTGTGTCGAAATCAACGATACGGTCTACAACGACGCCAAAGCCGACATCGATCCCGCCGATGTCCAAACGCTGCGTATAGACGGCGAAGACATCGTTGTCGTGCCCATGCCTTATTTTTATATCCTGCTCAACAAGCCTGCCGATTACGAAACCTCGCACAAACCGCAGCAATACCCCAGCGTTTTCAGCCTTTTCCCCGACCATATGCGCAATATCGACATGCAGGCGGTCGGCAGGCTGGATGCGGATACGACGGGCGTTTTGCTGATTACCAACGACGGGCAGTTCAACCACCGCCTTACCTCGCCGAAACACAAAGTGCCCAAAATCTACCGCGTTACCCTGAAGCATCCTGCCGACGACAGCCTGTGTGAAACGCTGAAAAACGGCGTCCTGCTGAACGACGACAACGAAACCGTCCGCGCAGCCGAAGCTGTTTTGGAAAACCCGACCACCCTGCTGATGACCATTACCGAAGGCAAATATCATCAAGTCAAACGCATGGTCGCCGCCGCCGGCAACCGCGTCGAACACCTTCATCGGGACAAATTTAACGGACGAACGGTAGAAAATTTAGCCTCAGGGGAGTGGAAATTCATCACAGTTTGA
- a CDS encoding methyltransferase: MFPIIPIDRAAAEWRNESTQKPPKQAVYVHESNAADILKNAHAQTATVWTGDFHNAKQVLAAMKKRVRRSSEKTKNAPADIQTAFHTHRMKQAQQSRVLNMLAVEIGAGFQLSNPRAPNVRAALADVYTEPNDAPFLLPLNQLLGFIGAHEWHKKGIDIPQLDGKIHVPFGVFSPLRGEYLDLIAQAPLNPHIQTAFDIGTGSGVIAAILAKRGISEIIATDTNPKAIACATANLARLGLDKQVAVKAVDLFPEGRADLIVCNPPWLPAKPTSAVETALYDPDNAMLTAFLNGVRQHLNSQGEAWLIISDLAEHLHLRDRDFLEQCFQTTSLEVVDILKTKPRHRKAADESDPLAFARNQETTYLYRLKAKS, translated from the coding sequence ATGTTTCCCATTATCCCCATCGACCGCGCCGCTGCCGAATGGCGCAACGAAAGCACGCAGAAGCCGCCCAAGCAGGCGGTTTATGTGCATGAAAGCAATGCCGCCGATATTCTGAAAAACGCCCACGCCCAAACGGCAACCGTTTGGACGGGCGATTTCCACAACGCCAAGCAAGTATTGGCAGCGATGAAAAAGCGCGTCCGCAGGTCGTCTGAAAAAACAAAAAACGCGCCTGCCGATATTCAGACGGCCTTCCACACCCACCGCATGAAACAGGCGCAGCAAAGCCGCGTGCTAAATATGCTTGCCGTCGAAATCGGCGCGGGTTTTCAGTTAAGCAACCCGCGCGCGCCCAACGTCCGCGCCGCCCTTGCCGATGTATATACCGAGCCGAACGACGCGCCGTTTTTGCTGCCGCTCAACCAACTTTTGGGCTTTATCGGCGCACACGAATGGCACAAAAAAGGCATAGACATTCCGCAGCTTGACGGCAAAATCCATGTTCCCTTCGGCGTGTTCTCGCCCCTGCGCGGCGAATATTTGGACTTAATCGCCCAAGCACCGTTAAATCCCCATATTCAGACGGCCTTCGACATCGGCACAGGTTCCGGCGTTATCGCCGCCATCCTCGCCAAACGCGGCATTTCCGAAATCATCGCTACCGATACCAACCCCAAGGCCATTGCCTGCGCAACCGCCAATCTCGCCCGCTTGGGGCTGGACAAACAAGTCGCCGTCAAAGCTGTCGATTTATTTCCCGAAGGACGCGCCGATCTGATCGTCTGCAACCCGCCGTGGCTGCCTGCCAAACCGACTTCCGCCGTCGAAACCGCCCTCTACGACCCCGACAACGCCATGCTGACCGCCTTTTTAAACGGCGTGCGGCAACATTTAAACTCGCAAGGCGAAGCGTGGTTAATCATTTCCGACTTGGCAGAACATCTACACCTGCGCGACCGCGATTTTCTGGAACAATGTTTTCAGACGACCTCTCTAGAAGTGGTCGATATTCTGAAAACCAAACCGCGCCACCGCAAAGCCGCCGACGAATCCGACCCGCTCGCCTTCGCCCGCAATCAGGAAACCACTTATCTCTATCGTTTGAAAGCGAAGTCCTGA
- a CDS encoding stress response protein: MLIKKGLLSTLSIALILGFSAQTADADTHKRHHPRTQAEHGKLHPVCKKHLDRRAAWYKYKGNRAELKENRKARKAFRQLPYKEQRIQCRAAYEAFDDFDQGKFRR, encoded by the coding sequence ATGTTAATCAAAAAAGGCTTGCTTTCTACTTTGTCCATTGCACTGATACTGGGTTTTTCCGCCCAAACTGCCGATGCAGATACCCATAAACGCCACCATCCGCGAACTCAAGCCGAACATGGCAAACTGCATCCCGTCTGCAAAAAGCACCTCGACCGCCGCGCTGCATGGTACAAATACAAAGGCAACCGTGCCGAATTGAAAGAAAACCGAAAAGCCCGCAAAGCTTTCCGTCAGCTACCCTATAAAGAACAACGCATCCAATGCCGCGCCGCTTACGAAGCATTTGATGATTTCGATCAAGGCAAATTCCGCCGTTAA
- a CDS encoding IS481 family transposase — MNMHKNTRLTPHHRQAVWLAYTQGKESVTSLARRYQVSRVTIYRALKAARGRLLKPQTSTNNRFKQAKYGMKRLAKVERSIQEKLKKQAKRYNKSYPGKPVHPDTKRLPLLKGQKATDKRDYLFVAIDDFSRELYAAILPDKTADSAAKFLTEHLIDPCPYLIECVYSDNGTEYKGSANHAFGVACYENGIGQKFTRVARPQTNGKAERVIRTLMEMWHEKQSFESPEHRQKELCRFDIVN; from the coding sequence ATGAACATGCACAAAAACACCCGCCTCACCCCGCACCACCGACAAGCCGTTTGGCTGGCCTACACGCAGGGGAAGGAAAGCGTCACCTCCCTGGCACGCCGCTACCAAGTCAGCCGCGTCACCATTTACCGCGCACTTAAAGCCGCAAGAGGCAGACTGCTCAAACCCCAAACCAGTACCAACAACCGTTTCAAACAGGCAAAGTACGGAATGAAACGCCTGGCCAAGGTAGAACGCAGCATTCAGGAAAAACTCAAAAAGCAGGCCAAACGCTACAATAAATCCTACCCCGGAAAGCCGGTGCATCCCGATACCAAACGGCTGCCGCTGCTCAAAGGGCAGAAAGCCACCGATAAGCGGGATTACCTGTTTGTCGCCATCGACGATTTCTCAAGGGAGCTATACGCCGCCATTTTGCCGGACAAAACCGCAGACAGCGCCGCCAAGTTTCTGACCGAACACCTGATTGATCCCTGCCCATACCTGATTGAGTGCGTTTACTCCGACAACGGTACGGAATACAAAGGCTCGGCCAACCATGCTTTCGGTGTAGCCTGTTACGAGAACGGGATTGGTCAAAAGTTTACCCGGGTTGCCCGTCCGCAGACCAACGGTAAGGCGGAGCGGGTTATCCGTACCCTGATGGAGATGTGGCATGAGAAACAGTCGTTTGAGAGTCCGGAACATCGGCAAAAGGAGTTGTGCCGCTTTGATATAGTCAATTAA
- a CDS encoding nuclease, with product MKTTTMLKWLPVFLSVLGALGYSSRDTELVQSGVQIVSDITDSRHFGLEAVGALLTDTIRPKSSENEVDKTGIHKKAPYTYHGKIIKIHDGDTLHVIDGDGAKHKIRMAYIDAPEINQAYGTRSCDNLIAAADGKKVKVRVFEKDRYQREVAQVSVGTTDLNLMQLRDGAAWHYDSYAKKQQNKTAYTDYAAAQKQAKQKRKGLWGGKNPQAPWDFRREEREAQEGRGNSKLEENWLGIW from the coding sequence ATGAAGACCACTACCATGCTCAAATGGCTGCCCGTTTTCCTGTCTGTATTGGGCGCATTGGGTTACAGCTCACGCGATACCGAACTTGTTCAATCAGGCGTTCAGATTGTTTCCGATATTACAGACAGCCGTCATTTCGGCTTAGAGGCCGTCGGTGCGCTACTGACCGATACAATCAGGCCAAAGTCGTCTGAAAACGAAGTGGACAAGACTGGCATACATAAAAAAGCCCCCTATACTTATCACGGAAAAATCATCAAAATCCACGACGGTGATACCCTTCATGTCATCGACGGAGACGGTGCAAAACACAAAATCCGCATGGCGTATATCGACGCGCCCGAAATCAATCAGGCATACGGCACACGTTCGTGCGACAACCTTATTGCCGCGGCTGACGGCAAAAAAGTGAAAGTACGCGTATTCGAAAAAGACCGCTACCAACGCGAAGTTGCGCAGGTATCCGTTGGGACAACCGATTTGAACCTTATGCAGCTGCGCGACGGCGCGGCATGGCATTACGACAGCTATGCCAAAAAACAGCAAAACAAAACCGCCTATACCGATTACGCTGCCGCCCAAAAGCAGGCAAAACAAAAACGTAAAGGTTTGTGGGGCGGTAAAAATCCGCAAGCTCCGTGGGATTTCCGAAGGGAGGAACGCGAAGCGCAAGAAGGACGCGGAAACTCAAAATTGGAAGAAAACTGGTTGGGGATTTGGTAA
- the uvrC gene encoding excinuclease ABC subunit UvrC (The UvrABC repair system catalyzes the recognition and processing of DNA lesions. UvrC both incises the 5' and 3' sides of the lesion. The N-terminal half is responsible for the 3' incision and the C-terminal half is responsible for the 5' incision) — MTTDFDIPLFLKNLPNLPGVYRFFDEGGNVLYVGKAVNLKRRVSGYFQKNDHSPRIALMVKQVHHIETTITRSEAEALILENNFIKALSPKYNILFRDDKSYPYLMLSGHQYPQMAYYRGTLKKPNQYFGPYPNSNAVRDSIQVLQKVFMLRTCEDSVFEHRDRPCLLYQIKRCTAPCVGHISEEDYRDSVRQAATFLNGKTDELTRTLQHKMQTAAANLQFEEAARYRDQIQALGIMQSNQFIDSKNPNNPNDIDLLALAVSDGLVCVHWVSIRGGRHVGDKSFFPDTKNDPEPNGQDYAEAFVAQHYLGKSKPDIIISNFPVPDALKEALEGEHGKQMQFVTKTIGERKVWLKMAEQNAQMAITQRRLQQSSQQHRIDELAKILNMNSDDLNRLECFDISHTQGEATIASCVVYDEQNIQPSQYRRYNITTAKPGDDYAAMREVLTRRYGKMQEAEANGEAVKWPDVVLIDGGKGQIGIAVSVWEELGLHIPLVGIAKGPERKAGMEELILPFTGETFRLPPNSPALHLLQTVRDESHRFAITGHRKKRDKARVTSSLSDIPGVGSKRRQALLTRFGGLRGVVAASKEDLEQVEGISKALAETIYEHLH, encoded by the coding sequence ATGACCACGGACTTCGACATCCCCCTATTCCTCAAAAACCTGCCCAACCTGCCCGGCGTATACCGTTTTTTCGACGAAGGCGGCAACGTTTTATACGTCGGCAAAGCCGTCAACCTCAAGCGGCGCGTGTCCGGTTATTTCCAGAAAAACGACCATTCCCCGCGCATCGCGTTGATGGTGAAACAGGTTCACCACATCGAAACCACCATCACCCGCTCCGAAGCCGAAGCCCTGATTCTCGAAAACAACTTCATCAAAGCCCTGTCGCCCAAATACAATATCCTTTTCCGCGACGACAAAAGCTATCCCTACCTCATGCTCAGCGGGCATCAATATCCGCAGATGGCGTATTACCGCGGCACACTGAAAAAGCCCAACCAATACTTCGGCCCCTATCCCAACAGCAACGCCGTGCGCGACAGCATACAAGTCCTGCAAAAAGTCTTCATGCTGCGTACCTGCGAAGACAGCGTGTTCGAACACCGCGACCGCCCTTGCCTGCTGTACCAAATCAAACGCTGCACCGCGCCCTGCGTCGGCCACATCAGCGAAGAAGACTACCGCGACAGCGTGCGCCAAGCTGCTACCTTCCTCAACGGCAAAACCGACGAACTGACCCGCACCCTGCAACACAAAATGCAGACCGCCGCCGCCAACCTGCAATTTGAAGAAGCCGCCCGCTACCGCGACCAAATCCAAGCGCTCGGCATCATGCAGAGCAATCAGTTCATCGACAGCAAAAACCCGAACAATCCCAACGACATAGACCTGCTTGCGCTCGCCGTTTCAGACGGCCTCGTCTGCGTACACTGGGTCAGCATACGCGGCGGGCGGCATGTCGGCGACAAAAGCTTCTTCCCCGACACCAAAAACGACCCCGAACCGAACGGGCAAGATTACGCCGAAGCCTTCGTCGCCCAACACTATCTGGGTAAAAGCAAGCCCGACATCATCATCAGCAACTTCCCCGTCCCCGACGCATTAAAAGAAGCCTTGGAGGGCGAGCACGGCAAACAAATGCAGTTCGTGACCAAAACCATAGGCGAACGCAAAGTCTGGCTGAAAATGGCGGAACAAAACGCACAAATGGCGATTACCCAACGCCGCCTGCAACAAAGCAGCCAGCAACACCGCATCGACGAGTTGGCAAAAATCCTGAACATGAATTCAGACGACCTCAACCGCCTCGAATGCTTCGACATCAGCCACACTCAAGGCGAAGCCACCATCGCTTCCTGCGTCGTGTACGACGAACAAAACATCCAACCCTCGCAATACCGCCGCTACAACATCACCACCGCCAAACCCGGCGACGACTACGCCGCCATGCGCGAAGTCCTCACCCGCCGCTATGGCAAAATGCAGGAGGCCGAAGCCAACGGCGAGGCCGTCAAATGGCCGGATGTCGTATTGATTGACGGCGGCAAAGGACAAATCGGCATCGCCGTATCCGTATGGGAAGAACTCGGGCTGCACATCCCCTTGGTCGGCATCGCCAAAGGCCCCGAACGCAAAGCCGGCATGGAAGAACTCATCCTCCCGTTCACCGGCGAAACCTTCCGCCTGCCGCCCAACAGCCCCGCCCTGCACCTCCTGCAAACCGTGCGCGACGAATCGCACCGCTTCGCCATCACAGGCCACCGCAAAAAACGCGACAAAGCCCGCGTTACCTCGTCCCTCAGCGACATCCCCGGCGTAGGCAGCAAACGCCGCCAAGCCCTGCTCACCCGCTTCGGCGGCCTGCGCGGCGTCGTTGCCGCCAGCAAAGAAGATTTGGAACAAGTCGAAGGCATCAGCAAGGCATTGGCGGAAACCATTTACGAGCATCTGCATTAA
- a CDS encoding pyridoxal phosphate-dependent aminotransferase (broad specificity; family IV; in Corynebacterium glutamicum this protein can use glutamate, 2-aminobutyrate, and aspartate as amino donors and pyruvate as the acceptor), with protein sequence MEKFPKSSKLDHVCYDIRGPVHKKALQLEEEGHKILKLNIGNPAPFGFEAPDEILVDVIRNLPTAQGYCDSKGLYSARKAIVHYYQTKGLRDISVNDVYIGNGVSELITMSMQALLNDGDEILIPAPDYPLWTAAATLAGGTVRHYLCDEENDWFPNLADMEAKITPKTKAIVVINPNNPTGAVYSKEILLEIAELARKHGLIIFADEIYDKILYDGAVHHHIAALAPDLLTITFNGLSKAYRVAGFRQGWMVLNGPKEHAKGYIEGLDMLASMRLCANTPMQHAIQTALGGYQSINEFILPGGRLLEQRNKAWELVNQIPGISCVKPMGALYMFPKIDTEMYGIHDDMKFIYDLLVREKVLFVQGTGFNWIRPDHFRIVTLPYTHQIEEAMSKLERFLQTYRQ encoded by the coding sequence ATGGAGAAATTTCCCAAGTCGTCCAAGCTGGACCATGTTTGCTACGACATCCGCGGCCCGGTACACAAAAAGGCCCTGCAACTCGAAGAAGAAGGTCATAAAATCCTCAAGCTCAATATCGGCAACCCTGCGCCGTTCGGCTTTGAAGCGCCCGATGAAATTTTGGTGGACGTGATCCGCAACCTGCCGACCGCGCAGGGCTATTGCGATTCCAAAGGGCTGTATTCCGCCCGTAAGGCCATCGTTCATTACTATCAAACCAAAGGTCTGCGCGACATTTCGGTCAACGACGTTTATATCGGCAACGGCGTGTCCGAGCTGATTACCATGTCCATGCAGGCACTTTTGAACGACGGCGACGAAATCCTGATTCCCGCGCCCGACTATCCGCTGTGGACGGCTGCCGCCACTTTGGCGGGCGGTACGGTGCGCCATTATTTGTGTGACGAAGAAAACGACTGGTTTCCCAACCTTGCCGATATGGAAGCCAAAATCACGCCCAAAACCAAAGCCATCGTTGTCATCAATCCCAACAATCCTACCGGCGCGGTGTACAGCAAAGAAATCCTGCTCGAAATCGCCGAGTTGGCGCGCAAACACGGTCTGATTATCTTCGCCGACGAAATCTACGACAAAATCCTCTACGACGGCGCGGTTCACCACCACATCGCCGCACTCGCGCCCGACTTGCTGACCATTACCTTCAACGGACTCTCCAAAGCCTACCGCGTTGCCGGATTCCGTCAAGGCTGGATGGTGCTCAACGGTCCGAAAGAACATGCCAAAGGCTATATCGAAGGCCTCGATATGCTCGCCTCCATGCGCCTATGCGCCAACACGCCCATGCAACACGCCATCCAAACCGCTTTGGGCGGCTATCAAAGCATCAACGAATTCATCCTGCCCGGCGGCCGCCTGCTGGAGCAGCGCAATAAAGCGTGGGAACTTGTCAACCAAATTCCCGGCATATCCTGCGTCAAGCCGATGGGGGCACTTTATATGTTCCCGAAAATCGACACCGAAATGTACGGTATCCATGACGACATGAAATTCATCTACGACCTGCTCGTGCGCGAAAAAGTCTTGTTTGTCCAAGGAACAGGGTTCAACTGGATACGTCCCGACCATTTCCGCATCGTTACCCTGCCGTACACCCACCAAATCGAAGAAGCCATGAGCAAACTCGAGCGCTTCTTGCAGACTTATCGGCAATAA